The DNA window TGGCCTCCGCGTAGCTCGACTTCGGGTTGTGCACGTAGGCTCTCACGCGGTCACCCGGAACGGCCCCCTCCACGAAAATCACGTAGCCGTCCATACGGGCAAGGGATTTTCCCTTGTCGGCAAATTTTTCAATGTCGAGGTCAATCAGCTCACCTCGGGTAACAGGGGGCATGAGAGGCGTTCGTCAATGATGAGGGGCAGAACGTCCAGTAGAGGAGGTCCGGGGCCGACCGTCGGCCAGATGGGGGGCAGCAAAAGGAAGGACCCCGGAGGGAAAATACGGAATACGGCCGCTGCTGTTGTCTGCGGAGGACCAGGCTCTTGCTGGCGGCACCCCGCGTTCGCACCGACGATCCGGAATGGACTTTGATAATGTAAGGCCTGTACACAGAAGATGGGGCCGGATGAGGAGAAGAATCGTCGCGACCGTCGGTCCTGAGAGAAAACGGTAGGCGGTTGTCGGTGGGAAGATGAGGATCGCCGGGGGAATCCATGGGAATTCTTGTTCTCTTCTGGTAACATTTGTCTACCCGACTGTTTGTTTGTAGTACCCCTTCGACCGCGCACTGTGCACTTGAAGGCGTCAGCCAGAATGGAACGTCTGCCGCGAGATGCGTCTCGTGACAATTTCGTTCCGACATTCCCGCAGCAACGTACAGAATCATCCTCGGTATCCGGTATAGAAAGCGGCCAACCACTCCGTCTGGTCCGCTTCGGTTGAGTACGACCGGTTGTGCGACCCTCATTGACTCGCCCCCGTGTTCATGGTCACACTTAAGGACGTTGCTCGTGAAGCGGACGTGTCGATTTCAACCGTGTCGCGAGCCCTCAACAATTCCGAAAAAGTCCACCCCCAAACCAAGCAGCGTGTGCGAGAAGTAGCCGACGAGTTGGGCTACAAGCCGAGTCGAGTGGCCCGGCGCCTGCGGTTGGAAGAGGGGAAGGCCAGTCTTCTCGGGCTCGTGATTCCCGACATTCAGAACCCATTTTTTGCCGATGTCACGCGGGGGGTAGAGGACGTGGCCCAGGCCCACGACTACGGTCTCCTTCTCAGCAACTCCGATGAGGACCCGGAGAAGCAGCGCTTTGTGCTCGACATTCTCCAGACGGAGGAGGTTGATGGGGTCATTGTGCCGCCGGTTTGTGACGAGGACACGGCGATTGCGCAATTGCTGGAGACCAATATCGCGGTGGTGTGCGTCGATCGCCGGATGCAGAATGCACGCGTGGACACGATTCTCTCCGACAACCGAAAAGGGGCCTACGAGGCCGTGTCCCACCTCCTTGAACTCGGGCACAGGCGTATCGGCTTTATCGGGGGTATTCCGCGGATCTCGACCCTTACCGAGCGGCGACAGGGCTATGAGCAGGCCCTCTCCGATCACGGCCAGGCGGTCGATCCTGCGCTGATAAAAGAGACGGAGACCCGCCGAGAGCGGGGGAAGCTTTTGACCGAGGAACTATTGGCGTTGGCGGATCCGCCGACGGCCCTGTTTACGGGCAACAACCTCACCACACTCGAAGTCTTGTCTACGTTGCACGAGCGCGGTGTGGCGGTGCCGGAGGAGATGGCCGTGGTTGGGTACGACGACGTGCCGTGGCCGATGGCGCTGAATCCTCCGCCCACGGTCGTCGATCAGCCCGGGTATGAGATGGGACGCCGGGCCGCAGAGATCTTGTTGGAGCGCCTCCAGAATCCAGGTCGTTCGCCGACGACGGTCACCCTCCAGCCGCGTCTCATCGTTCGTCAGTCGTGCGGGGCCGGCGTGAAATCACCAGTCTAACGTTTTTTCCGGGCCGGCGGCTGTGTCAGTAGTGGAGGCCGAGGCGAACGAGGACGCGGCGGCCGGGAAGCGTCCGGGCGGTCGGGGCCGGGCGCGACGGAGTGATGCTCTGGTCGAAGGCATTCCGGCGATCGAAGACGTTGACGAGGCGCACCTGTGCCGTCAGGTGGACGTCCCCCATCGTGGTGTTGCCGTCGAGCCCCAGGTCGAGGCGCGAGTACGGAGACAGCGTCTGCCGGCCAGGATGAGAGAGGGCGTAGTTGCTGAGCACTTTGTTCTTGCCGGCAAGGGTGAGGTAATCGTAGTAGGCGCCTCGGAAGGCCCACGAGCGTCCCCAGATGCCGTGCCAGTGCGCCCGGGCGGTAAGACCGCCCGCCAGCGCCACGTCGAGCCCAGTGGTGATCCGGACCGGTTGCTCCCAGGGGGCAGGGACGTAGCGCCCGTCGAACCGATCGGGGTATCGGCGTTCGGCTCCACTCCATTCGATACTCGCACGGCCGGACACCCGCTCCCCGTCCCGCTGGAGATGGAGGGCCACACCGTACGCTCGGCCGCGCCCCGCCGCGACGAAGTCCGACTGTGTGTCGAATGAGCGCTGCGGGGGGGCGGTCGGCTGGGGCGATTGTACGAGCCCGGCGTAGTCGACCTCCAGCGTGCGCGGTTGCCACTTGTAGTACGTTTCGAGGCGAGTCGACCACGTGGCCGTGGGGGTCAGGAGTATGCTGCCGGTGGTGTGGTACGCCCGCGGAGGAGCGAGGGAGGCATCGAGGGGGAGCCAGAACTGGACGGACGGTACCACGGAGGTGGGGCCGGCGCTGCTAATCTCCGATTGGAGCACGTACTGCCGGTACAGCCCGCCCGCGACCCGTACGGCGAGTCCCCCTAGTGGCGTTGACGACTGGTCGTAGCGCAGGGAGAGCCGTGGCTCGGCGTACACGGAGGCTCGACTGCGAAGGTAGGTGAGGCGCGTGCCCACCGTGCCCGTAAGGTTGAGGCCGGGGGACACTTCCGCTTCTGCGTAGCTGCCGACCTGCCAGTCGCTCGATTCGTGCTCCAGAATGCCGAGGAACGGATTTCGGACGCGAAACTGGCCGTGCAGAAACTGCGGGGTTACGCCGACCCGAAGATGTGTGCGTGGGGACAGGCTCACGTCAACGTCAGCGTGCCCGCCCCACTCGCCGATTTGGTTCCCCTCGCCGGAGTGCGACGCCACGACGCGTTCGGACGGGGGAGAGAGAGCAGGGGAAGAGGCGTGCTGCAGCAGAGAGTCTTGACGGAAGCCGAAGAACGTATCGGAATCATGCCAGCTGCCCCGGAGCTGTATCGCCCCCGTCACCCGGCTACCGGCGAGCCACTCGTAACGGCCCTGCACGGCCGTGTTGGACCAGTTGTATCGGTCTTGTGAGAGCAGGAGGCGAGAGCCGTCACGCGTCGAGAGGAGACTCGCCACGTCGGTACCCAAGCGGGTGCGGCCCCGGTACCCCGATACGGCGATCTGCTGAAACGGGGTCAACTCCTGCCGCACCGCCGCGTGCACGTCCGAAAACTGCACGTGGGCCCTTCGGGTTTGCGTTGGATCGGCGTCTTTTGCTCCCACCGTGCCCATCCACGACGAGGCGAGAGCGCGGTCGAGCGTGGTACGGGTGTCGAGGAGAGAGTGCAGGGACGGGGCGCGGTAGGCATCCCACACGCTCGTTCGGACGGCCCCCATTGCCTGTCCTGTGGACGAAGAGGACGTCAGCCATTCAAGGTCAGCACGAGCATGTATACTGAGCGGGTCTATCTGTGCGGCGCCGTACTGGGCGTCCGAGCGCGAGAGGTCGTGCGTTGCGTCCATCACGCCAGCCGTGTAGCTTCCGTGTGCCGCTCCGAATCCCGCCTTGTGCACCGTGAGGCGTTCCAGCGCCTGAGGGCTGAAGGCACTGAGAAGGCCGCCCAGGCTCACCGGCTCGCGTACGGGCACCCCGTCAAGGCGCATCACGTGTTCGCCGCTGCTCCCGCCCTGCACGTTTACCTCGGCAAGCGGGCGATTCAGCGAGACTCCGATCCGTCGGCTTGCACTCCGCAACACGTCGGGCGTCCCGCGCCCGGACATCTGCTCAAGGGCGTCCGACGAGAGCGTGGTGCGCCCCAGCGACGCGGAGGGCAGTCGCTGCTGCAGCCCGTCTACCACGATCGGGGCCGTATCCACGACCCGGCGGCGGAGGGCCACGCGAATGGTATCGCGTCCGTTGGGGGGGACCCGAACGCTGTCGAGGGCCGAGCGGTAGCCCACGTACGTGACGACGAGGCGGTGCATTCCGGCAAGTACCGGCGCAACTGTGAACTGGCCGGCCGAATTGGTGGCTGTCCCCGTGCCGGCGTCGGCCAGCAGGACATTGGCGTTGGGGAGTGGCTCGCCTGTGGCAGCGTCTACCACCCGTCCGGCAATGCGTCCTGTCGAGGGCGAGGCCTCGGGCGAGGCGACAAGTAGATAGCTGCCGCTTGCTGTTCGGAGAAACTCCACGCCGGTTCCGTCCAGAATGCAGGACAGCAGTCCCTCAGCTGTTGCGCTACGGGCCCGACAGTAGACGGTCTTTCCCTCCACGAGCGTCGTGGAGTACGCGAGGTCAACGCTCGTGCGTGTCACAAGCGCCTGGAGGGCCTCATTGAGCGGGACGTTGCGCAGGGCCAGAGTGTAACGGTCGGTCTCGGTAGAATCGGGGACCTGAGCCTGAGCGGGGGCGGGGCCGAAGAGCAGAAGGCCGACCAGAAGCCACGACCAGACCGGAGGACGGAATCGGAGGGACGGCGTACACATGGCGGAAGGCCAAGTCGGCAAGGAAGGGCGGGGCCCGGACAATCATTTTGAGTCTCGTACGAGCTCGTAGCCTCGACTCGTTTTCCGGTATGAGAGGTCCTGGATCAGACAAATGTCGCGCAGTACGTTCGTTAAACGAGCATCGCGAGCGTAATGGAGCGTCATTGTATCGGTTGCGGCAGGAGGCACGGAAAGAGTCAGCGAAGAGCCGAATCGCCGCTCCAGTTCCCGAAGCACGTCCGGAAGGGGGGCCTCGGCCATTGCGAATCCGCCCTGTCGCCAGGCCTGTACGTACTTGAGATCGATCGGCCGGGGCGCGACCGGGGCGTTCTTCCCGCGTACGCGACTCATTTCACCGGGGGCATCCAGCACCACGGCTCCTGTTCCGGACGATGCATCCGTTCCGGTTACCTGCACGCGCCCCGTTTGCACCGTGACAGTTGTTTCCGACGTCTGTCGGCCCGGCTGGGTATGAACATTGAAGGTCGTGCCCAGCACCTCGATCTGGGCATTGGCGGTATGTACCCGGAACGGACGATTGCGAGCCACGATCGAGAAGAACGCCTCTCCGTTGAGGGTGACGCGCCGGGGCGGCGCGTCGCCCAGAATGGACGAGAGGCGGCGGGGATACGTGAGCGTCGTTGCGCCGTTTAGCTCAACGGTCGAGCCGTCCGGGAGGCCCACGGTCGTTTGCTCTCCGGGCGTTGTCGTTACGGTCACCGGTTGGCTCCACCACCATCCCCCAATTCCCACGAGCATAAGGACAAGAAGCGTGGCCGTGAGGGGATGCGTCCAGCGCCGTTTCGCGTGCTGGGCGGCCGGGGGCCGGTCCGGGGCCCGGCGCGTCTCGGCCTCGGTGGCAGAGGAGAGGTCGAGTCGGTCGGCCAGCCGGTCCCACTCCTCATCCACATCGAACGACGCCGCACGCTCGTCGTCGGATTTCTGAAGAAGGGACCAGATTCGCTCGTAGTCGGAGGCATTGTCTCCGTCGGTGAGTTCGTCGAAGTCGGAAGGCAGTGAAGGAGGCATATTCATCTCGCGGGCCGTGGGCGCAGGGCGAAGCGGCAGGGGGAACAGAGGGGAACGGTCAGGACGAACGGAGGTCGGGACGGTGATTGTAAAGGCGGCGGCGAAGACGCTTCATTGCACGCACGAGATGGTTGTTCACGGTTTTCGGGGAAATGTCCATCACCGCGGCAATTTCGTCGTGGCTAAGATTGTTTTGCCGACGCAGCAAGAGGGCCTCCCGCTGCCGTTTCGGGAGCTCGGCCACCCATTCGTCGAGCAAGTCCTGGAGCAGGCGGGCGTCGAGGGTGCGGTCCGGGGACGGGGGCGAGGCGTCGGGATGAAGCCGTTTCAGCTCTGCCTGGTTGTCGCGACGCACCTCCTCTGAGCGCTGTTGGTTGTATACGCGGTGGCGCGCCATCTGGAAGACGTACGCTCGAAGCGAGCCGATTGTGTTCAGACGGTCGCGAATGGACCACAGTTTGGCGAACGTGTCCTGCGTAAGGTCGTGGGCGAGTGCCTCGTCGTTCACCATGCCGCAGATGAAGCGGAAGACGGGCTCGGACAGCTGTCGAAAGAGGTGCTCGAAGGCGGTCTCGTCCCCATGGGCGAGCCGTTCCTGCAGGCCCTCGATGGACGGGGGATTCGAGGGCGCGGCCTCCGAGGAGGAGGGAGAAGGTCCGGACGCCGCGTCGACAGAGGTCGAATCGGGCAGGGAAGGGTCGTCCATCGGTCGGGGGCCGGCCAAGGGGGAAAAGAGCGGACGGGCAGGAACGAAGGGACGTCTGAGCAGGGTTCATCATGCGACGGGATCGTACACGAGACGATCACCTCTTTCGAGGGAAAGAACCATTTCATTACAACTGCGATGGCAAAAAGTAGACACGGAGTCGGAGGCGAACACCCAGTTTGAGAAAGGGAGATCCTGTGAAGGGTTTGAGAAGTTCTGGGGCCGGGTCCGCTTTTCGACAGAAGCCGGGGAGGGGCAGGGCAACAGGGGAACTGTGCTCACTGCGAAGCGCAAAACGGGAGGGATCACGAAGGGCGCAGGCGTACGTATGAGAAAGGCGATTTTCGAAGCCGTTCTCATACCGCATGTCTCTCCCGTCCTCGTCTCAGCCGTCCACGCGCTCAGTGGCCCCGTGGCGTCAAGATCCGCAGCACGACGGATCGCTCTGGAGTACATTCTGGCGAGCTCTCTCGCCCTCTCAACTCTTTGTCGGGTCCTTTCTGCTTATGATCGCGGCGGGAACCGTTGGGTTCAAGGTGCTGCCGGGGCTCTATACAGGGCCGCCCCTGAACTGGCTCGACGCGCTTTTTACCGCAACGAGCGCCATCTGCGTGACGGGACTCATTGTGGTGGATACGGCGACCTACTTCACCACCTGGGGACAGGCGTACGTCCTGCTCCTCATTCAGCTCGGCGGGCTCGGCATCATTGCATTCACGTCGCTCATTATCGTGGTGCTGGGACGACGCATGTCGCTTCGGCAGGAGACCTTGACGAGTGGGGCGGCGGGGATCGTGGAAGAGATTGACTATCGCGAACTGACGTGGGCCATTTTCCGATTCACGGTCCTCGCAGAGCTTCTCGGGGCGGTGCTGCTTTACGTTTGCTGGGGGCCGCAACTGGGGTGGACTGGCGCCGTGTGGCCATCGGTCTTTCATTCCATCAGCGCGTTTTGCAACGCGGGGTTCTCCACGTTCTCGACCTCGCTGATGGGCTTTCAGTCCAACCTACCGCTGCTGATGGTGGTGATGGCGCTCATTGTGGTGGGCGGGCTGGGCTTTCTCACGCTGGAGGAGCTCTACGTGTGGCGCCGTGTGTATCGAGAGAAGGAGCGTTTCCGGCTGTCAGTGCACTCGCAGCTCGTGCTTGGGACAACCGTCCTCCTCATCGTGGGCGGGTGGGTTGCATTCACGGCATTCGAGTGGGACAGTACGCTGGCGGGCATGTCGTGGGGAGAGCGCCTCGTGAACGGGCTCTTTGCGAGCATAACGCCCCGCACGGCGGGGTTCAACTCGATCGACTACGCGCAGATGGAGACGGAAACGAGTGTTCTGACGCTCATCTACATGATGATCGGCGGCTCGCCCGGCTCCACGGCCGGAGGGGTGAAAACCACCACGTTCGCCATTCTCGGACTTCTGGCGTGGTCGCGACTCCACGGCAAGCCCACGACGAGCATTTCCGGCCGCACCCTCCCTGAAAGCACGGTGCAGAAGGCCATGAGCCTGTTCATCGTGGCGATTAGCATCGTCGCGCTTGGCATTTTCGTTTTCAGTACCACGGAAATTCCGCACACGATGCCAGCCGCCGATGCTCCATTCCTCTCCTACGTTTTCGAGGCTGTGAGCGCCTTCAACACCGTGGGGTTATCAATGGGCGCAACCGGGGCGTTGACGGAGGCTGGGCGCATCACGACCATCCTGCTCATGTTCATCGGGCGCGTGGGGACGCTCACGTTCGTCGCGGCGATGGCACGCGAGCCCAAACGCATTGCCGGGGGCTTTCGGTATGCGCACGAGGACGTAGCGATTGGCTAAAATTCTTTCTCCCTGGCCTTGTGCTTTCTGTCAGCAGCTATAACCCGGGACGCATCCCTGTTCGGGTGAGAAATGTTGAAGGTAGGAAGGTTGCTGATGATTTCTCCTACACTTTGCTCCGATGCTCATTTTCGAAACAGAAGAGATCTCCATCGTTACGCAGTCCTCATTTTCCAGCGGGTCGGGCAAGCATCAAAGCCATGCTCTGAACGTAACAGGTACTCTCTCCTAGGTAAAACGCGCCCGGACGCCCACACTCCCAGACGCCCACACACTGGACGAGATGCCCACCGCCGAATCCCTTCCTACGCAGGACCCCGTCATCGCCAACGCGTCGGTCACCGCCCGCGAGTCGGCGCAGGACCACATCGTGATCCGCGGGGCGCGGCAGCACAACCTGAAGGACGTGGACCTCGACCTGCCGCGCAACGAGCTCATCGTCTTCACCGGCCCGTCCGGCTCCGGCAAATCGAGCCTCTGCTTCGACACCATCTACGCCGAGGGCCAGCGCCGCTACGTGGAGAGCCTGAGCGCCTACGCGCGGCAATTTCTGGAGCGGATGGACAAGCCGGAGGCCGACCTCATCACCGGCCTCGCCCCGGCCATCGCCATCGAGCAGAAAACGTCGGGCAACAATCCGCGCTCGACCGTTGCCACGCAGACGGAGATCTACGACCACCTGCGCCTCCTCTTCGCCCGCATCGGCACCACGTACTCGCCGGTGAGCGGAAAGCCCGTGAGCAAAGACACGCCGCACGGCGTGGCCCACGCGCTGGAGGACGAGATGGAGGATGGCAGCCGGTTCTACCTCTGCGCGCCCATCCCCGAGCATTCGGACATGGCCCTGCGCGACGAGCTCCGCAGCCTCCGCGAACGCGGCTTCTACCGGATCCTCCTGCTTCCCACCGAACGGCAGGCGGAGAAGGGCGAAACGCCGGAGACGATCGACCTCAACCAGCAGGACCCCAGCAGCGTCAACAGCTACGGGCGCGACCGGCTGCTCGTCCTCATCGACCGGCTGAAGGTGAAGGCAGGCGACGAAGACACGCGCTCCCGCATCGCCGAGTCTGTGGAGCAGGCGTTCGACGAGGGCGACGGCCGGTGCACGATTGTGCCCGCCCTGCGCGGTCGCGACGAACCGCCCGAAGACGGCGTCCCGACGTACGAGTTTAGCGCCCACTTTGAGCGGGACGGCATGCGGTTCAAGGAGCCGACGCCGCAGCTCTTCAGCTTCAACAGCCCGGTGGGCGCCTGTCCCACGTGCCAAGGCTTCGGGCGCGTGGCCGGGCTCGACGAGGATCTCATCATCCCTAACAAGGAGCTCTCGATCCGGGAGGGTGCTCTCGCGCCGTACCGCGGCGACAAGTGGAGCAAGCACTTCAAGGACCTGATCGCTGTGGCGGCGGACGTGGGCCTTAACATCGACTGCCCGTACCGCGAGCTGGAGGACTGGGAGAAAGAGCTCGTGTGGGAGGGCGAAGGCGACTACATCGGCCTTGAAGGTTTCTTCCGGTTCCTGGAGGAGAACTCCTACAAGCGGCACTACCGCATCTTCCGTGCCCGCTTCCGCGGCTACTCCGAATGCCCGGACTGCGAGGGCCACCGCCTGCGCGACGATGCCCTCTACGTGAAGGTGGGCGGCGACTCGGTTGAGAAGAAGCACATCGGCGAGGTCTGTGCGATGACGACGCGGGAGGCGCGCGACTACTTCGAAAACCTGGAGCTGACGGAGTACGAGCAGGAAGTGGCCGGGCGCGTGATGGAGGAACTCCGCAAGCGCAGCCGCTACTTGGTAGACGTGGGGCTCGACTACCTGACGCTCGACCGCCTCGCACAGACCCTCAGTGGCGGCGAGACGCAACGCATCAACCTGTCGACCTCGCTCGGCTCTTCGCTCGTTGGGTCCCTCTACGTGCTCGACGAGCCCACCGTGGGCCTGCACCCGCGCGACAACGAGCGCCTCATCGACATCCTCCAGCGCCTGCGCGACCTCGGCAACACGGTGCTCGTGGTGGAGCACGACCCGGTGACGATGGAGGCGGCCGATCAGATCGTAGACCTCGGCCCGCGCTCTGGCGCGTTCGGCGGCGAGGTCGTCTTTCAGGGCACGTACGAGGAGGTTCTAGAGGACGAGGACTCCCTCACGGGGCAGTACCTGAGCGGCCGGAAGAAAATCGACGTGCCCGACGAACGCCGTCCGGTGGACGAGGACGACGTGATTAGAATCGAGAATGCCCGGCAGCACAACCTCAAGAACGTCGACGTGACGATCCCACTGGGAATGATTACCTGCGTGACGGGCGTCAGCGGGTCCGGCAAGTCGACCCTCACCAACCAGACGCTCTTCGAGGGCCTGCACCGGCTCAAGGGCGGCAGCGGCGACGGCAAGGTGGGGGCGCACGACGCCATTCGCGGACACGAAAATGTGGATGCTGTGGAGATGGTGGACCAGTCGTCCATCGGGCGATCCCCGCGCTCCAACCCGGCGACCTATACCAACGCGTTCGACGGGATTCGCCGCCTCTTTGCCAAGACGCGGCAGGCCAACGTGCACGGCTACGACAAGGGGTTCTTTAGCTTCAACACCACGGGCGGGCGCTGCGAGGAGTGCGAGGGACAGGGTGTGGTGAAGGTGGAGATGCAATTCTTGGCCGACCTCTATCTGGAGTGCGAGGCCTGCAACGGGCGGCGCTACAAGAAGGAGGCCCTCGACGTGACGTATAACGGCAAGAACATCGCCGACGTGCTGGACATGACCGTTGACGAGGCCGCCGAGTTCTTCGAGGGAGAGCGCGCGGTCACCAACAAGCTGGAAACGCTGCAGGAGATCGGGCTCGGGTACCTCACGCTCGGCCAGCCGTCGACCACCCTTAGCGGCGGAGAGGCCCAGCGCATCAAGCTGGCCAGCCACCTCAACAGCCGCTCCTCGGACCGCACGCTCTACATCTTCGACGAGCCGACGACGGGCCTGCATTTCGACGACATCAAGCAGCTTCTTAATGCCTTCGAGCAGCTGGTCGACGACGGCCACTCGGTGATTATCATCGAGCACAATCTCGACGTGATCAAATACGCCGACCACGTGATCGACCTGGGGCCGGAAGGGGGCGATGCCGGCGGGGAGATCGTGGTGACGGGCACGCCCGAAGAGGTGGCGGCCTGCGAAGACAGTCACACGGGGCGATTCCTGCAGGACGTACTGTAAGCCTCCACGACGACCGTGTTCTTGTCTCCTCGTTCCCAGAGACGACCTCGGCCCACGTGCTGTAACAGCCCGGCGTGCGCATCCGTCTTGATGGCGGACCCCGTCGTTCTCCTGGTCCACAGGGGCGCGAACGGCAGGAACCGCACTCACCAGCAGTGCTTCCAAGGAACAAGGGCATTCCCTTCGCTTCCTCCTCTCAGAATCGCCGCTAGTGGTCAGTCAGGCTGAGACTGCCGGGTGCCGAATAGAACACGCGGTGTTGCATACGGCATTTTCTGGGTACAATCCACTGGCCATCATTCGACCCGAAATGGAAACGGGGCGCACCACTAGTCGGGCGACGACGATCGTTCTCCGGCGGCGGTTCCCCCTCTGATTCGTTCTACTGCACCAATGATGTTCACCATGCGATCCCGTACGTTTCTCTGGCTGCTCCCCCTCCTGTTGATTCTCGGCTGTACCAGCTCGGCACAAATGGCCGATACGTCGGCCGGCGCGAAGAAGGCGGAAGACGCTGGCGAGGACCAAGCCAACTTCGAAAAAGATGCTGTGTTGCTAAACGTCAAGTTCCAGGGTGAAGCGACGGGTCGAACGAGGACTGGTTCTTCAGCACGCCGTAGCAAATGTGGAGGAGCTTCCGCATCGCAGCACCGATGATCACCATCTTTTCTTTCCCCCGCTCGGCGAGCCGGTCTCCGAGCGCTTCGACGGCGGCGTTGCACCGAAGGGCTGCAATTGCTGGGAAGTACAGTGCTCTTCGGAGCCGAGAACTCCCAACTTTTGAAAGCCGAGGTTTTCGATGAACCGAGCTGCCCGATTCGTGATGCGAGGGCGTCAGGCCGGCATATGCAGCCGCCTGGCGGGCGCACTCAAAGCGCTCGTGATCCCCGAGCTCCGCAAGCACGAGCGCAGCGGTTGTCGATCCAACCCCCGGGATCGTTTCCAGCAAGTCTCGGTTGCGGGCGAGGGTATCGGTGCTCTCGACGTGCTCGTCGATCTGATCTTCAAGCCGGTCGATCTGCTCGTTTATGCTTTCGAGCACCGACTCAAGCGAGCCGGTAACCGTCGGGTTTTCCGACTGGCGGATCTGGTTTTTCAGACGGTCGTGCTCTTTTTTGAGTTGCTCAAGACCGCGGGTCATCTCCTTCAAGCTTTTTTGCTCCGAAGGTGTTGGTTCCCATAGACTTGGTTCCTCACGCTGGCAAAAGCGCGCGAGGAGACGAGCGTCCACCTTGTCGGTTTTCGACCGGTTGAGCTGGCTCTCAGCGTAGGCGCTTGTGCGTAGTGGGTTGACGATCGAGACGGTCAACCCGCGCTCGTACAAAAAGCGTGCAGCCGGGCGCTGGTAGTCGCCGGAGGCTTCGAGGCAGACGTGAATCTGCTCCGGACTTTCCTCCAGCCGGACATCGGCCTGTGTCTCGATCCAGCTGAGGAACTCATCGAATCCGTCTTTGGTGTTCGACACAGTTTTGGAAGCAAAGACGTCCTCCTCAGATCCAATCAGGGCGATTTCAAGGGACGCCTTGCTCACGTCAATGCCCACGTGATGTGCCGTCGGAGGAACGGAATCAGACGAACTCGAACGATCAGGAGCGGTCATTGCGAGATCCAGACTAATGAATGCAGGCTCGACGATGAGAGCATCGCAGGCGCTCAGATGCTGTTCGGATTCGAACGCAATGAAGAGAGGGCAGGGACTGCTCTTTTTCTCGGGCTCATGGGAAAATTCCCAGGCCGGAACCATCGCACAGGTGGCCCTGCCCTCCAGCTCCGAGCGTCCTCG is part of the Salinibacter sp. 10B genome and encodes:
- a CDS encoding TonB-dependent receptor; the encoded protein is MCTPSLRFRPPVWSWLLVGLLLFGPAPAQAQVPDSTETDRYTLALRNVPLNEALQALVTRTSVDLAYSTTLVEGKTVYCRARSATAEGLLSCILDGTGVEFLRTASGSYLLVASPEASPSTGRIAGRVVDAATGEPLPNANVLLADAGTGTATNSAGQFTVAPVLAGMHRLVVTYVGYRSALDSVRVPPNGRDTIRVALRRRVVDTAPIVVDGLQQRLPSASLGRTTLSSDALEQMSGRGTPDVLRSASRRIGVSLNRPLAEVNVQGGSSGEHVMRLDGVPVREPVSLGGLLSAFSPQALERLTVHKAGFGAAHGSYTAGVMDATHDLSRSDAQYGAAQIDPLSIHARADLEWLTSSSSTGQAMGAVRTSVWDAYRAPSLHSLLDTRTTLDRALASSWMGTVGAKDADPTQTRRAHVQFSDVHAAVRQELTPFQQIAVSGYRGRTRLGTDVASLLSTRDGSRLLLSQDRYNWSNTAVQGRYEWLAGSRVTGAIQLRGSWHDSDTFFGFRQDSLLQHASSPALSPPSERVVASHSGEGNQIGEWGGHADVDVSLSPRTHLRVGVTPQFLHGQFRVRNPFLGILEHESSDWQVGSYAEAEVSPGLNLTGTVGTRLTYLRSRASVYAEPRLSLRYDQSSTPLGGLAVRVAGGLYRQYVLQSEISSAGPTSVVPSVQFWLPLDASLAPPRAYHTTGSILLTPTATWSTRLETYYKWQPRTLEVDYAGLVQSPQPTAPPQRSFDTQSDFVAAGRGRAYGVALHLQRDGERVSGRASIEWSGAERRYPDRFDGRYVPAPWEQPVRITTGLDVALAGGLTARAHWHGIWGRSWAFRGAYYDYLTLAGKNKVLSNYALSHPGRQTLSPYSRLDLGLDGNTTMGDVHLTAQVRLVNVFDRRNAFDQSITPSRPAPTARTLPGRRVLVRLGLHY
- a CDS encoding FecR family protein, whose amino-acid sequence is MPPSLPSDFDELTDGDNASDYERIWSLLQKSDDERAASFDVDEEWDRLADRLDLSSATEAETRRAPDRPPAAQHAKRRWTHPLTATLLVLMLVGIGGWWWSQPVTVTTTPGEQTTVGLPDGSTVELNGATTLTYPRRLSSILGDAPPRRVTLNGEAFFSIVARNRPFRVHTANAQIEVLGTTFNVHTQPGRQTSETTVTVQTGRVQVTGTDASSGTGAVVLDAPGEMSRVRGKNAPVAPRPIDLKYVQAWRQGGFAMAEAPLPDVLRELERRFGSSLTLSVPPAATDTMTLHYARDARLTNVLRDICLIQDLSYRKTSRGYELVRDSK
- a CDS encoding LacI family DNA-binding transcriptional regulator; the protein is MVTLKDVAREADVSISTVSRALNNSEKVHPQTKQRVREVADELGYKPSRVARRLRLEEGKASLLGLVIPDIQNPFFADVTRGVEDVAQAHDYGLLLSNSDEDPEKQRFVLDILQTEEVDGVIVPPVCDEDTAIAQLLETNIAVVCVDRRMQNARVDTILSDNRKGAYEAVSHLLELGHRRIGFIGGIPRISTLTERRQGYEQALSDHGQAVDPALIKETETRRERGKLLTEELLALADPPTALFTGNNLTTLEVLSTLHERGVAVPEEMAVVGYDDVPWPMALNPPPTVVDQPGYEMGRRAAEILLERLQNPGRSPTTVTLQPRLIVRQSCGAGVKSPV
- a CDS encoding TrkH family potassium uptake protein is translated as MSLPSSSQPSTRSVAPWRQDPQHDGSLWSTFWRALSPSQLFVGSFLLMIAAGTVGFKVLPGLYTGPPLNWLDALFTATSAICVTGLIVVDTATYFTTWGQAYVLLLIQLGGLGIIAFTSLIIVVLGRRMSLRQETLTSGAAGIVEEIDYRELTWAIFRFTVLAELLGAVLLYVCWGPQLGWTGAVWPSVFHSISAFCNAGFSTFSTSLMGFQSNLPLLMVVMALIVVGGLGFLTLEELYVWRRVYREKERFRLSVHSQLVLGTTVLLIVGGWVAFTAFEWDSTLAGMSWGERLVNGLFASITPRTAGFNSIDYAQMETETSVLTLIYMMIGGSPGSTAGGVKTTTFAILGLLAWSRLHGKPTTSISGRTLPESTVQKAMSLFIVAISIVALGIFVFSTTEIPHTMPAADAPFLSYVFEAVSAFNTVGLSMGATGALTEAGRITTILLMFIGRVGTLTFVAAMAREPKRIAGGFRYAHEDVAIG
- a CDS encoding RNA polymerase sigma-70 factor, which codes for MDDPSLPDSTSVDAASGPSPSSSEAAPSNPPSIEGLQERLAHGDETAFEHLFRQLSEPVFRFICGMVNDEALAHDLTQDTFAKLWSIRDRLNTIGSLRAYVFQMARHRVYNQQRSEEVRRDNQAELKRLHPDASPPSPDRTLDARLLQDLLDEWVAELPKRQREALLLRRQNNLSHDEIAAVMDISPKTVNNHLVRAMKRLRRRLYNHRPDLRSS